GTTGCAAACTCTAGGAATATGAAAGGAAATGAGGGAAGACAGATACAgtattcatttcattttcacatcCCTTGCACTGTGAGGAACAACCCAAGTTTTTGTATtccttttgtaaaaatgtatggaTAAGCACTAGGACAAGATCTATTTTGCCATTTGCTTGTTCAAAGCTTCCTGTTTAACACACAAAGCAGCTGTAGCTTGTCCATCATCAACTAAATGGGTTTGAGATTGCAGTACCAGCTCAGATCATCCGATATTACCTTTTCAAACAGACTTTTGAGAAAATACAGACACATCCATGGTCTCATTACACTATTACCTGCATTGCATTTCTTCTTTATAATAATCTTTATAAGTGCAGGAATTACATAAACCCATTACTGAGCTCCGTGGCATTTTGCAGAGGCGAGAGGTGTGCGCTACTCGGCAGTTATCACAACAGCGTCTCAGTGTTATGAACTCTTTAAGAGGAGAGCTTTTTAATAGCTTTAGGTCAACTGGGATAGACCATTGGAGAGGGGGATATTAAGGCCTTGAATAGGGAAAGTACTGGGATGGGAACAGTTACTTCCAGAAAATGTCAAACTCGTTGTTAAGTGCAATTTTATCAGCATAATAAGAGGAATATTTCGTGTACTATCAAACCCGGTCCCATGATGTATAAGGCAGCCTCTTTTTCATGATGCATTTATTTATGGAAACAAATTGTATGCCCAAATAGGCTATATTGACTAGTTGCACTTGAtggcttaatatatatatatatatatatatatatatatatatatatatatatatatatatatatttaatatacacacGTACAACATGTATATAATATTGTGTTATAATATTATACAAAACTGTACCGTAGACTTCgtaagtttgaaccagtctggccattctctgttgacctctctcatcaacaagttatttctgtccacagaactgccactcactggatgttttttgtttttggcaccaattggagtaaatactagagactgttgcatgtgaaaatcccaggagatcagcagatacagaaatattcaaaagagcccatctggcaccaacaattatgccacagtccaaatcactgagttcacatttttttccccattctgatggtttatgtgaacattaactgaatctcctgacctgtatctgcctgattttatgcactgctaccacatgattggctgattagataatcacattaatgatttttgtgccagatgggctggattgagtatttctgtaactgatgatctcctggaattttctcacaacagtctctagaatttactcagaatggttccaaaaataaaaaaacatccagtgaggggcagttctgcagatgataatgccttgtttatgagtgaggtcaacagagaatggacagattggttggaactgaaaaagtctacagtaactccggTAACCATTCTTTACAATTGTGGCGAACATCTCAGAATCTGCGCTGATTTGGCAGCACAgggtgggacctacacaatattaagcaggtggtttttaatgttgtggctaatctgtttgtgtgtgtgtgtgtgtgtgtgtgtatatatatatattatattcacacaacagttagttctggtccttcaAATCTgtttggacgagagacgttcaatgagcactgatggtctgacacacttgtgtttgtgccattctaaagTAAAGTGTAAAAGCATTGCATAACTGTTCAAGgttatggtttgtctttttttttttttttacattacatatgttagccagcaggtggtggcaaaagataatttttgtgtgtaatatgagccagttaggtgatatGAAATGAATCCacatcagccgtttacatacaacagctcttcgtgatcgcttactacactacactactaaagctaggaaatagctttaaacggctttaaacgaacaacttcagcactACGGCTCCTCACAGCTgacagacacaacagactgattaattacacaataggtgctgtttaaaatggcggaggacattgtggtttttATAGTGCTCCACTCTTGCTCACTGGttactgcgaaatagggagaaatacccctgcttggacactatttttccactgagaaagctgatcttcagaaagctgactgcatctctgcttgggtgtggcaaaagGTGATGCACacgctccatccatccatctctctctctcactcattcactcactcactcacacacacatccatccttgtttatccaataacttgttcgaaacagaaCAAGTCGTGACATTTTTTAACTACTAACGAaagcttggacgcatcatttggtttgaaccagcaacggcagattctgatccgtcacgtaataaagtagttccatgcacaaatgcgtttttttttatgactgtacacagttttttctcatttttaaaaatgtacttgtttattgaactgttgtatataagcaatatcacactcacaatcgtgctatatgaccctaaatcagcaatgctgtgattacctacggcactcggcctgcggccgaatcacagcagtgctgaagtagggccatatagcacgatttctcgtgtgatattgcttatatatatgtgtatgtatgtatgtatgtatgtatgtgtatgtatatacactcacctaaaggattattaagaacaccatactaatactgtgtttgaccccctttcaccttcagaactgccttaattctacgtggcattgattcaacaagatgctgaaagcattctttagaaatgttggcccatattgataggatagcatcttgcagttgatggagatttgtgggatgcacatccagggcacgaagctcccgttccaccacatcccaaagatgctctattgggttgagatctggtgactgtgggggccattttagtacagtgaactcattgtcatgttcaagaaaccaatttgaaatgattcgagctttgtgacatggtgcattatcctgctggaagtagccaacagaggtggccataaagggatggacatggtcagaaacaatgctcaggtaggccgtggcatttaaacgatgcccaattggcactaagggacctaaagtgtgccaagaaaacatcccccacaccattacaccaccaccaccagcctgcacagtggtaacaaggcatgatggagccatgttctcattctgtttacgccacattctgactctaccatctgaatgtctcaacagaaatcgagactcatcagaccaggcaacatttttccagtcttcaactgtccaattttggtgagctcttgcaaactgtagcctctttttcatatttgtagtggagatgagtggtacccggtggggtcttctgctgttgtagcccatccgcctcaaggttgtgcgtgttgtggcttcacaaatgctttgctgcatacctcggttgtaacgagtggttatttcaggcaaagttgctcttctatcagcttgaatcagtcggcccattctcctctgacctttagcatcaacaaggcattttcgcccacaggactgccgcatactggatgtttttcccttttcacaccattctttgcaaaccctagaaatggttgtgcgtgaaaatcccagtaactgagcagattgtgaaatactcagaccggcccgtctggcaccaacaaccatgcgacgctcaaaattgcttaaatcacctttctttcccattctgacattcagtttggagttcaggagattgtcttgaccaggaccacacccctaaatgcattgaagcaactgccatgtgattggttgattagataattgcattaatgagaaattgaacaggtgttcctaataatcctttaggtgagtgtatgtatgtatgtatatatgtatatatgtatgtatatatgtatatatctatatatgtgtgttttcACATTcagttaaagaaaaaaataaccaaTACATAAATAGACTGGGGTATACTTGAGTAGGCATGTGCTAAATTAGTGCCTCGCTTTTTTCAGCCCACTGCTAAACAGACTCAATGCTCTAGTGGCTTGTGCAAAGTAATATAGCACAAGAATGGCAATCACAGCTATCACTGCACTGTTATGGGGCAATCCTTAATTCTCAAGGTGATTTTGAAGGTACCTGAACTTCTGATAAAGATTCCACCTCTCTGGTAAAAGTGGTCACTCATGGGGCACCCCTCTTGCCAAAATATTCCACGGTCGTTTCAGGGGGCGCCAACGTTGATACACACACAACGTACACATACACACCCGTAAATGGGTAATTGCGCCCATGAGCGAACTTTGGGAGAGTTTGCTTTGGGAAACAGTTGCGACTCAGTCGTGAACTATACCGTACACGTAGCGACAATCTTAAAAGCTTAATTTACAACGGAAATCGCACTATTGTTACATCAGGTCTACTGTCGTAAAGCTAGAATGTCACCGGTAGGGCATTGCACGCAGGCTGCAGGCTGAGAACAATAATTGCAGTGTGGAGTAGCTCAAGTGGCGCTCTCCATGGTGCTTGATATCAGTTCACTTTTACCGCCTGCTCTCCGTGAACAACGCGACGGTTGGCAGTGTCTCGTCATTGTACTCGTTTGTGGATAATATAGCACcgtttttcttcacgataagctATAATTAGTTTTGTGTTCTATACTTGCTAAGCTCTCTGTTGAAAGACTAGACTGGTCTCTTTAGTGAACACAATGGCCATCAACTCAACGACGAACCATAACTGAAATGAaaagtaagaaatatgatatcaTGTGAGTTGTTATTCACATTTAATGTTGTGAATCGTAACTTTGAGTTGCTCTTAAATCCTGCAACTTAATGCATGGACATTGGAACTTCATTTCATCCTGGAGAAATTAACTGAGAAATGATTTTGGAGAAAACACAAATACGTCTACGATCACAGacatcttaaaataaatattcctGGATTAAtgcaagttatgctcaatcgacagcatttgtggcataatgttgattatcacaataaTTTCAATTTGTCCCTctaattttttttaaggaaaaaaatgaaatacaaagaTTTGTAACAGTAAGGCGcttaaatggggccaatccgtcaATGTTAAAATAGTTATAAGTATAGACAATGATTTTCGTGTGAtataatcacttactaaacttttctgtgtaaagttatccaattttacaacgtcATAGCCTTGactaactttacagctcaagtatTACACGAAttgtaacagaataattaatgtgtgcttttataaagatATAAGAttcacgtttctgcctttaacccctcCAGAAATTtgcccctttcactttcattgtaagtgcctcaatgtaacctcgacTTTtgcctcttttttatttttaagagaaggagagacaagtcaaaataatttctatggttatcaacattatgccacaaatgctgacaattgagtttaactttaaTGTTAAAGTTAATCGTAGGAATATtgagtgttcaatacaagttaaggtaaTTCGACAGCattgtgtggcataatgttgattatcacaaaaaatcatttagacttgtctctccttttctaaaaaataaataaaaaagacaaaaatctggattacagtgacgcacttaaaatggaagtgaatggggccagaccGTTATTagatactcactatttcaaaagtatagtcacaagacataaacaatatgacatATACAGTGTTACTACTTTGTTGACATGACAACATAGGCCTACTGTAATGCCATAAACCTTCAAACAACCATAAAACAATTATCATTTAAACTAcgtcacagctcaaataatatatatatatatatatatatatatatatatatatatatatatatatatatatatatatatatatatatttatttttgtggtaatttatTTTTCAAGTCAATGAGACTTTTGCCCATATGAGCAGTGAGAAGTTTTGAAATCaggttcaccctaaaatgataaGATACTCAAGCCTCCATTTGGGGTTCCTCATCTGCCACACCGTGCGGAAACCCTCTGAAGATCCTCCAGGCACCCTTTCAGTTCTCTGAGAAACTTACTATAGTTCCTGCAATAACTTTAAGGACTGTCTAAGGTTCCTACAGCAACCCCACAATAAAGGAAATACTTAGAATATAAAGCACAAGCCTTAATTTTGAATTAGCTAAGAAATATTCATATATTTGCAGCCTGGTTCTCCCTCGTTCCTTTACACTTAATGATAGACTTGTTGAAACGTCAGAACCGTAACTCTCCTTTTTTGGGGAAACCCGTCATATCCTCTGTCCATATATGGTCACGAAGATGACACTCAGCGGGGAATCCTCTCACTGGAGACAATGAATGGGGAGGAGGGCTGATCGCTTAGACGGAGTGTATATAAGACGACCGAAGGGAAGCCGTTAGTGTGAGAATCAACAGATCTACACAACAGATAGCTGGAGAGCTATAATACCTAGACGcagatctaaataaaaaaaaggggGAATTTCAAATTATTTGCATTGCTTTTTGGACGATAACCTTTACGGACTTAACTATCGGATCATTTTTCGTATTGCCCTTTTTTTGTGCTTGTATACCCTCTTTATTCATAACCTTCTTGGACAGACAGCCATTGGAAACCCGTTTACGGAAAGATGCTTAACAATATGGATTTGAACTCTCAAGATTCGTTCTACTCTCAGCTCGACAACTGTCACAATTCTACTATTAGACTGGAAACTCGCGGCTCGAAAGACAGCCAGGAGGATTTCATGGATTCTGGAAGGACAGCACCTGCTCAGTTTGCACACGGTGAGTTCCTGGCAGACTTTTGCATCGCAGTCTCTCAACATATTTGCTGTATTTATTATCAACATAATATTTAATTTGCATTCTCATGCATAGAAAAGTATGCAGTATATAGCTAATACTATAACTACATAGAACTATATAGCTAGTATATGCAACGTGTTATATAACTGATTGCACAATTCACTGAAGGCAATTCTGTACTGACGCATGGCTATTTTTTCTCCATAGCAGGTGCGCCTATCACCCCCAAAACGGAGCCCACAAGTAGTACAGATCAGTATAACTCTTGTCACGGTCCTAAAGAAAGCTACTCAAACTCCTTGTCGTACTCGGGCAGTTTctatgtagaaacatctcaaggagcGCCTTGCAGCACGGAGACATTACTCAACATGATAACCGAAATCGTTGGTATCTCAACAACCCCCGTGTCGGATGCCCATCAGTGTGCAAACGACCCGATGAACACCAGCCATTCCTCTGTGGACAGCGGCTGTAGCAGTTTTGGAGACGAAGTGGTCCACAGACAGGCCTCCACGTGCCCGATTGGCAGCGCCACCCCGCCGCTGTATTCCCCGGGACAGCCAAGCCATAGTTACCCGGACTCCCAGACCACCACACAGGCCCAAGGCTCTGCTGCATCGAATTTGAACTTTTGCTCCTCTGCGCAACAATCCACCCATGACGCCGAGTCCGCAACGTTCCCAGTGGCGATCAAAAATGAATTCGAGAGCAGCTGTTACGAGTGGGGAGCATTTAACAAATCTGAGAACTATTTGGATGCTGGCTTCCAGTCAGAGGCATTCACAATGCCTACTAGTTTTCCAACCGATCAACAGGTGGACGTAAAAGAGCTTTTGGACTCTTATTCCCCAATTTGCCCAAACCCAGAGATTGAATTCAAAGTGGAGAGCACCCTTAAACAAGAGCAGTGCTTCGGCGATGCATGCACACAAGGTTTCAACACCTCCATGTTTAACTATTCTGCTCCAATTATGGATATCCCGTCCAACAGTCTTTTGAAACCGAGCATATTTCCAAATATTGAACTCCAATCCAGTTGCGACACAACCTACTCGACCTCAACAATAGACTCCGTTCTGTATTCATCTTTATTGCCGGAGTCTTTCAGTCAAACTTACACACGGGCTCAGAAACCCAATCGAGCTAGAAAGAACCCTGCCTCCTCTAACGGGCCGGCCAAGGAGAAACCCTTCACATGTCCCATGGAGACCTGTGACCGGCGCTTCTCTCGATCGGATGAGCTCAACAGGCACATCCGTATCCACACGGGACACAAACCCTTTCAGTGCCGAATCTGTTTGCGTAGCTTCAGCAGAAGTGACCATCTGACCACGCACACTCGGACTCACACGGGTGAGAAACCTTTTTCTTGTGATGTATGCGGCAAACGCTTTGCCAGGAGCGACGAAAGGAAGCGGCACGGCCGCGTGCACCTCAAACAGAAAGAAAAGATGGAGTTGAAGCCACAAGTAGTTAATGCGTGGCCATTTACTTTGCCCGAGGCCATCTGAGCCCGAATTGTGAAGGGCATGTGAGCTCTTGTTGTGCGCAATGTTAAATCTTACCGTCTTGGAAGATTAAAGCTTTCTAAAACAGTTCATTAAGCCATAGATTACGACTCCAAAGCTCGACATGAACGTTGTGGCAACTGTTGCAAGCGACCCGTATGAGCGTAAAGGTCCAGTGAGGTGTCGGGTCGCGTTGTCATGAAAAGCGCCTGATCGGGGGACATAATTTTAAAAGTGGACCTCCCACAATGAACTTTGCGTGCAGCTTGCAGTGTGTGCAGCAAGTGCATAAACTTGTATTCTTTTCCTCGACCATCGTGTTTCCTTACCGGGAAGCGTGTTTTACAGAATAAGTGAATTGCAGTTC
This genomic window from Xyrauchen texanus isolate HMW12.3.18 chromosome 11, RBS_HiC_50CHRs, whole genome shotgun sequence contains:
- the LOC127651406 gene encoding early growth response protein 1-B-like isoform X1, translated to MLNNMDLNSQDSFYSQLDNCHNSTIRLETRGSKDSQEDFMDSGRTAPAQFAHAGAPITPKTEPTSSTDQYNSCHGPKESYSNSLSYSGSFYVETSQGAPCSTETLLNMITEIVGISTTPVSDAHQCANDPMNTSHSSVDSGCSSFGDEVVHRQASTCPIGSATPPLYSPGQPSHSYPDSQTTTQAQGSAASNLNFCSSAQQSTHDAESATFPVAIKNEFESSCYEWGAFNKSENYLDAGFQSEAFTMPTSFPTDQQVDVKELLDSYSPICPNPEIEFKVESTLKQEQCFGDACTQGFNTSMFNYSAPIMDIPSNSLLKPSIFPNIELQSSCDTTYSTSTIDSVLYSSLLPESFSQTYTRAQKPNRARKNPASSNGPAKEKPFTCPMETCDRRFSRSDELNRHIRIHTGHKPFQCRICLRSFSRSDHLTTHTRTHTGEKPFSCDVCGKRFARSDERKRHGRVHLKQKEKMELKPQVVNAWPFTLPEAI
- the LOC127651406 gene encoding early growth response protein 1-B-like isoform X2, coding for MDSGRTAPAQFAHGAPITPKTEPTSSTDQYNSCHGPKESYSNSLSYSGSFYVETSQGAPCSTETLLNMITEIVGISTTPVSDAHQCANDPMNTSHSSVDSGCSSFGDEVVHRQASTCPIGSATPPLYSPGQPSHSYPDSQTTTQAQGSAASNLNFCSSAQQSTHDAESATFPVAIKNEFESSCYEWGAFNKSENYLDAGFQSEAFTMPTSFPTDQQVDVKELLDSYSPICPNPEIEFKVESTLKQEQCFGDACTQGFNTSMFNYSAPIMDIPSNSLLKPSIFPNIELQSSCDTTYSTSTIDSVLYSSLLPESFSQTYTRAQKPNRARKNPASSNGPAKEKPFTCPMETCDRRFSRSDELNRHIRIHTGHKPFQCRICLRSFSRSDHLTTHTRTHTGEKPFSCDVCGKRFARSDERKRHGRVHLKQKEKMELKPQVVNAWPFTLPEAI